In Haliaeetus albicilla chromosome 20, bHalAlb1.1, whole genome shotgun sequence, a genomic segment contains:
- the TSKU gene encoding tsukushi isoform X2, giving the protein MQFLAWFNLLLLLPCFGTTKTCFPGCHCEVESFGLFDSFSLTKVDCSGIGSHIVPVPIPLDTSYLDLSSNKLETINESMLTGPGYTTLVSLDLSYNKIAKISSTTFSRLRYLESLDLSHNSLEVLPEDCFSSSPLGDIDLSNNKLLDIAMDIFASKGQGKPLNVDLSNNMLSTVTRHREKSIPNIQNLNLSGNRLMSVPNLQGIPLRYLNLDGNPLVKIEKGDFMGLKDLIHLSLSGLRGFGEFSPYSFKELPALQVLDLSSNPDLKSLTAEVIFGLNSLQELNLSGTGVSSLPKTVLKYLPSIKSITLGKNIQCLKTIKEGQYHRQIGLTKKEVLSCHDSHGEPLLRDDVQQSKGSRGVCQQPHLTQEPASDEAN; this is encoded by the exons ATGCAGTTCCTAGCCTGGTTcaatttgctgcttctccttccttgtTTCGGTACCACCAAAACCTGCTTCCCCGGCTGCCACTGCGAAGTGGAAAGCTTTGGTCTCTTTGACAGCTTTAGCCTGACCAAGGTGGACTGCAGTGGAATAGGCTCACACATTGTTCCTGTCCCAATCCCTCTGGATACCTCCTACTTGGATCTATCATCAAACAAACTGGAAACAATCAATGAATCGATGCTTACTGGCCCTGGATACACCACCTTGGTGAGCCTCGACCTGAGCTACAATAAAATTGCCAAGATTTCCTCCACAACCTTCTCCAGGCTTCGGTACCTGGAGTCCTTGGATCTGAGTCATAACTCTCTGGAAGTCCTTCCAGAGGACTGTTTCTCCAGTTCACCTCTGGGAGACATAGATTTGAGCAATAACAAGCTTTTGGATATAGCAATGGACATTTTTGCTTCAAAAGGTCAAGGAAAACCCCTGAATGTGGATCTGTCCAATAATATGCTCAGCACAGTTACGAGGCACCGTGAAAAGAGCATCCCCAACATCCAGAACTTAAATCTTTCTGGAAACAGGCTAATGTCTGTGCCAAACCTTCAAGGCATTCCTCTCCGATACTTAAATCTTGATGGGAACCCTCTAGTCAAGATTGAGAAAGGAGACTTCATGGGGCTGAAGGATTTGATTCATTTATCCCTCAGTGGCCTGCGTGGCTTTGGAGAGTTTTCTCCTTATAGCTTCAAGGAACTACCAGCCCTCCAAGTTTTGGATTTATCCAGCAATCCTGACCTGAAGTCACTGACTGCTGAAGTTATCTTTGGTCTGAACTCCCTACAAGAGCTCAACCTCTCCGGGACAGGCGTGTCATCCTTGCCAAAGACTGTGCTGAAATACCTACCTTCCATCAAAAGCATCACCTTGGGGAAGAACATACAGTGTCTTAAGACCATCAAAGAAGGACAGTACCACCGACAAATTGGGCTGACCAAAAAAGAGGTCCTCAGTTGCCACGACAGCCACGG AGAGCCATTGCTCAGAGATGATGTGCAGCAGAGCAAGGGAAGCAGAGGGGTCTGCCAACAGCCGCATCTCACCCAGGAACCAGCCTCCGATGAAGCAAATTAA
- the TSKU gene encoding tsukushi isoform X1 encodes MLEGLGGSLIGKSILCSPNPAANSSVCHPGVRQSWKKRSTMQFLAWFNLLLLLPCFGTTKTCFPGCHCEVESFGLFDSFSLTKVDCSGIGSHIVPVPIPLDTSYLDLSSNKLETINESMLTGPGYTTLVSLDLSYNKIAKISSTTFSRLRYLESLDLSHNSLEVLPEDCFSSSPLGDIDLSNNKLLDIAMDIFASKGQGKPLNVDLSNNMLSTVTRHREKSIPNIQNLNLSGNRLMSVPNLQGIPLRYLNLDGNPLVKIEKGDFMGLKDLIHLSLSGLRGFGEFSPYSFKELPALQVLDLSSNPDLKSLTAEVIFGLNSLQELNLSGTGVSSLPKTVLKYLPSIKSITLGKNIQCLKTIKEGQYHRQIGLTKKEVLSCHDSHGEPLLRDDVQQSKGSRGVCQQPHLTQEPASDEAN; translated from the exons ATGCTGGAAGGACTCGGAGGGAGCCTG ATAGGAAAAAGCATCCTGTGCTCCCCCAACCCCGCAGCAAACAGCAGCGTGTGCCACCCCGGCGTgagacagagctggaaaaaaag GTCAACAATGCAGTTCCTAGCCTGGTTcaatttgctgcttctccttccttgtTTCGGTACCACCAAAACCTGCTTCCCCGGCTGCCACTGCGAAGTGGAAAGCTTTGGTCTCTTTGACAGCTTTAGCCTGACCAAGGTGGACTGCAGTGGAATAGGCTCACACATTGTTCCTGTCCCAATCCCTCTGGATACCTCCTACTTGGATCTATCATCAAACAAACTGGAAACAATCAATGAATCGATGCTTACTGGCCCTGGATACACCACCTTGGTGAGCCTCGACCTGAGCTACAATAAAATTGCCAAGATTTCCTCCACAACCTTCTCCAGGCTTCGGTACCTGGAGTCCTTGGATCTGAGTCATAACTCTCTGGAAGTCCTTCCAGAGGACTGTTTCTCCAGTTCACCTCTGGGAGACATAGATTTGAGCAATAACAAGCTTTTGGATATAGCAATGGACATTTTTGCTTCAAAAGGTCAAGGAAAACCCCTGAATGTGGATCTGTCCAATAATATGCTCAGCACAGTTACGAGGCACCGTGAAAAGAGCATCCCCAACATCCAGAACTTAAATCTTTCTGGAAACAGGCTAATGTCTGTGCCAAACCTTCAAGGCATTCCTCTCCGATACTTAAATCTTGATGGGAACCCTCTAGTCAAGATTGAGAAAGGAGACTTCATGGGGCTGAAGGATTTGATTCATTTATCCCTCAGTGGCCTGCGTGGCTTTGGAGAGTTTTCTCCTTATAGCTTCAAGGAACTACCAGCCCTCCAAGTTTTGGATTTATCCAGCAATCCTGACCTGAAGTCACTGACTGCTGAAGTTATCTTTGGTCTGAACTCCCTACAAGAGCTCAACCTCTCCGGGACAGGCGTGTCATCCTTGCCAAAGACTGTGCTGAAATACCTACCTTCCATCAAAAGCATCACCTTGGGGAAGAACATACAGTGTCTTAAGACCATCAAAGAAGGACAGTACCACCGACAAATTGGGCTGACCAAAAAAGAGGTCCTCAGTTGCCACGACAGCCACGG AGAGCCATTGCTCAGAGATGATGTGCAGCAGAGCAAGGGAAGCAGAGGGGTCTGCCAACAGCCGCATCTCACCCAGGAACCAGCCTCCGATGAAGCAAATTAA